The genomic window gacacagatatcacaggtcattcaatagctggagctagctctcggtctctacattttactcgctcttgctcatcccctccagctttgttattaagaccacacatgctgttgaaaccactaggatcaagatcgcaatgacgtgcactGTGACCGAGCTTCACGCATTTggagcatttgataactctttcactctgcttttgcgatcctttcagcggctccaatattgtgttcacccagtctggcctttctacctccacacggcgtgctttgaacgctggcttacacagaaacgatgctgtttcctgaatcagagcatgtgataccgtttctgtgaatgtaggttttgggtttgcgtatgttgctcgcttcgtttccacgtcccatatgccatttatgaagctctggatttttacactCTCGGTGTATTCAACGGGTACGTcagcatttgctagatgggccagcctttcgacatccgacgcaaacttctGCAAAGTCTCGCTAGCTTTTTGGTAGCCGTTTTGCAATTccatttggtagatctgtttcctgtgttcgcttccataccgtcgttctacagcagccatgaatgcttcataactgttacgttcgaaCTCTgcgatggtctgtaagatctcagcagctgatccttttaaagccacgaacagtgcagcaactttatcttcggtatTCCAGTtattcgctgctgacgtcttctcaaattggagcttaaatacctggaaatgaagagaaccatcaaacgttggggattttaccttcagagtagacgttgaagtgattggacggttcaattgtaactcctgaatacgatcttttaaagcatctatctcgtcctccattttatcttgtcgaccactgaacccttcctggaACTGCGTTAGTTTCTTTTCCATACGCGCTttcagttgtgcagagatctgcgatgatacctgtgctgaaatttgtgccgacatttctaatatacgtgtctcttgtgcttcaattttatatttctgacgacatttctgaaatacgtgtttcttgtgcttcaatctttgatgttatgcgtgtctcctggatTCTGGTTGGCATGCCAGTTGATATgatatatctgtcttttgtacttagagctgtgttgacatatcgattgatatttgtgacgacatttgcttcagcactgctagtatggCGTTAGTGTCTACTCTTGCCGATGGATTcggtctctatcttctcctccaatttagtcgctggctcttccacatcagaataaaagacatactcgtccacatcaattccttccaactccattacctctcgtagccgtgcttgaagttcgatcttattgccggttgtattcaatccacggctgtccaactccttcttcagttgctgcatcctcaattcactcaactttgccatgtccaagttgtattcgcaatcttccgaatttattcaacaattcctcttctgacacctattgtaacgaatttactgaaattcctcttatttgcaacattctactaacggtcgaatcgctaaactcttgaataaataactccactattcaataatgcaaaatggcctttattcaagtacttcacaaataACACACgatcgacagatagcgtgcttaaatcaaactgaattgctgATTCTcggctttacctccttttatactctgtaatgtctcgttcgcatatttctaggcgcttccatttctagaatttactcgttcaccagctataactacagatgcgcgtgtatatgtgagtgatacttgcacaaattattgcatacttttgtgagcatctcaaataagatatatgcatgtgtttgtgcgtttactctccgctgcgtgtacgtacatatgtgtagacataatgattgattcgtttatgtaaatacaagtgactgcttgctttattgttgttgtggctttatttacttagcatcagactagtgatgtgagtatcacttagtgtcactaatattcatcacaatatgttCATTTCTGTACATATACTAAGTCTGTACCtggaatatgtatgtgaatataagCTGGAATACGTTTCCAGAAGAGAATTTaaaccaagcttctcttccaatttacgttgcttttttaatttttcccataaATTGGTAGGACTGGTCTTACATGCTTTACTCCGACTCCAATCCATATTttcaaagcagatgaattttcactgagaaattttCCATTGCAGAAATCACAGCCGAGGGGCgtctccgcttagaaaaagttttctaattgagaaaacttgtttctatatttttgaagttgctttgcccggggcttgaaacCACAATTTTTGGaggaggtggagcacgctacgtATATAGTATAGGGGAAATCGAAATTTGAAAAGTGAATGTATTTTTGAACACAATGTTTTTTTTCGAATAAacgtatttaaattttgtttgctatTTTAACAAACATTGACTACTAGCAAATgtattaggtttttttttttaatattaatagtttCGCTGAAGTTTCACCTGATATCAGTGTACCTTACAAACGAATgcttttttgcgatttttcacaCACGTATACAAATATATCAAACGCAGATTTCTATATATTTGTGTAGATCAGTGATCATCAAAATTGAAACTGTGTCTTTGTTAATCATCGTAGTGGAAATGGTTTAGTTGTTGACAAAAGAGCAATGAGGTCGAACATATGCTCGCATGTTTGTTGACATTCAAAATATAAATtgtaaatatgccatacaaatattattttgttgCTTGATTCTAacgaaaagtttaaacaaaatacattgttaacattaaacGATTAAAACATTCTGCGCTttagcgtttgtttgcaaaatatcttatATGAAATGTGCAAATAAACTCCTCCGATGTTGTTACTCTGATTGTTCAGCGACgactaaacgaaagagaataataatatgtgTGGTGTAAGCGCGAATAATTATTCCACTAACTGGCGACCACTGGTATAGATTAATCATTGGAGGGAGCGAAGACATCGGCATTCGAAGGATACTGCGCGAGAGCATTCCAGCATTCCATGTCGGTCCATGAAAATGCTCTCTAACTCCATGATACATATGTCAGTCGGAACATAGGCAATTCCCCATCAAGTGTTGTTATCCTTAGAGGATATGGCCGTTGCCATATATATAGCTTATCTTATCAATTACAAGTTACGTTTTCTCGTTTTCTTTTGATGATTTCTTATTTGCatgtgactattctcatttccatatgactcTTTCGCATTTACGACTgtctcaaggcgaattcagtaccaggttttgttatcccaacagctgattgcttcttcttgattattttccatacaacacctggtacaacaatatgtcagttaatcgaaatcaatgaacattttttttgacttgacattcttctgcacggcgaataggttgaattcgctttgtcatCACCTgctatgaattcgccttggactGTCTATTGTCATTTGCAACTGACTATTCTCCTCAATTAAAAGTGACGTTTTCGAAATTTAATTTGactgcaaggcgaattcattacaggtggtgttatcccatcagctgattgcttcttcttgataattttccatacaacgccttgtactgcaacatgtcagttaatcgaaatcaatgaaaattttcttttgacttgacattcttctgtacggcgaattggttgaattcgctttgccaccacctagtatggattcgccttgatttgACTGTTTCTTATTTTCAAGTGACTATTATCATATCGAAGCGACGCTTTTGTATTTACCCTTGActgttctcatttccatatgacgctttcgcttTTACATCTAAAGCTTTCTCATTCACAACTGGAAGTTTTACAGATAGATAAAGGAAGActgttgtaaattttatttatttggaaaaGACACTAAGAACTCGAGAACGCACTGtatattttgtataatttttcatTCCAACTCAAATTTGTTTTTTCTCTACACCGAATttctaccaaagaggataaattaatttatcctctttgcttctgTATGATTGATCTATCAAATAAACATTCGTTGTCAAAAACTATTTGCAGCAAATTAGTAAATAAGGGAAAttgtaaaatttcaattttaaatttttgtataaatgTGCATAAAAATAAGCGAACAATTTTGTTTGATTCCACGAATTTTCATCAAACGAACAAAGCAATGATCAAGTCAACGGTGCTGgtaaattttaaagtaaatttattAGGGACGCATATTGCTCCCTACGAAGTTGTTGGTGTCATAGGAAATCAGCGCGCGCTTGGCGATTGGAATATACAATTGGCACCACTCTTAGAACGTTCCGCAGATGATTATAACGAATGGTCTGGATGCATTGAGCTTCCTACACAAAAATGGTTGCGCTATCGTTACTTCATTGCCGCCCTAGACAAAGCGACGCAGCTAGTACAAGCGCGACGTTGGGAAATACAAGAGCGTGCACGCGAAGTACGACTGCTATCGAGGATAACGAAATGCTCAGACAAATTTGGTTGTATTTGTTTGAATAAACCGAAAGTGCGTAGGGCGTGGTTAAACACCGGACATGTGGTGCTTTTCAAATTATTCTTCAATGCCTTGCAATTCACCGCCGATATACCTATGATGCCGGAAGAGGAGGTGCGTATTAAATTGGAGCCAGTCAATCCAGTATTAATGTTACCAATATTGCCATCAGCGCGCGCGTATGCGCAGTACTCTAATATGAACTACGGTGACAGTCAAATGAAGGCCCAACCTGATTTGGGTGTGATCTACAACAACAATACATTAATGTTTCAAGTGATGATGGTGGACAAGTCTATGGTGGGATATATGTTGAAATTAAATTTATCAAATGAGTCGACGGGTTGCGTACAACTTCTAGGACGGCAGTATATACCGCCTGAGGCGTTGGACACAAGCGAGGGTCACTTGACAGTGAGCTTTGCTAGCAACTCGAATGGTTTGGAGATTGCGCAGTTGCATCTAAAATATTTGGTTATCAATGCAATGCCTGATTGGCGCGTGAAGTTAAATACCACCTTTCTGCAATACTGGCCCAAACGCTGGAAAGGTATCGATATTGGACATCGTGGCATGGGACGCAGTTTTACTGACGTCAATGCCGCGCCCATTACTGAGAATACTTTACTATCGATGAATGAAGCTTTTAAAGCTGGCGCAGATATGGTTGAATTTGATGTTATGCTAACCAGAGATATGGTACCAATAATCTTTCACGATTTCGAAATTCTTATAGCGAATGAAACATGCGAAAAGCCGTCTAGCAAAGATGAGCTCTGCTCGAAACTAATCAAAGATTTTAGCTACGCAGAGTTACAGATTTTAACTACATATCGTGTCATAAATGATAAGTTGGTGGAGTATACGGCGGCAATTTATTGCGCTAACGATGATGAACGCTTGTTCCCAACGCTGAAGGAATTTTTCTTAAAAACCAGTCGTTATCTAGGTTGCAATATGGAGATCAAATGGCCACAAGCGTTTTATGAAGGTGGCGTAGAGAGTCGACAAACTATCGATAAGAATGAATATTTGGATGCGATATTACGTGTGGTAAAGGAAGTCAGTTGGGGTCGCGTTTGTTGTTTTAGTTCTTTCGATGCGGATGTCTGTATTATGTTGCGCTTTAAACAAAACATGTATCCCGTCTTTTTTACGGTCTCCGAAACTGTACCCGCCTATTTGGATCCGCGCACCCACTGTTTAGATCCGGCTGTAAATACAGCGCAAGCTTTTGATTTGAATGGCATTGTACCGGCGGCAAGTATATTTGAAAATCATCCAGATGCTGTGGAACTGATTAACCGTCAGAATAAATGGATTTTGTTGTGGGGTGAAGAATTGCGTGATCGCCTTTCCGTTAGTTGGTATAAGAAACAGGGTGTACATGGCGTTATTTGTGATCGCATTGAAAATATTGTAGAGAGTGATAAGCGTTGCATATTCGAAAAAGATGTACGGTTACAAAGACTCTTTGCACTGCAGCTAAGTTGTGGTTGTCGTTAACGATTGTATAGAAAGGTTCTATAAAGCCGAATACTGATGCACTGAtggtgaaaaaaaatttgagtttattttaaaaatttttgtaggaatttatatttatatatctacttgaagacccggcagacggtgttctgtcctaaatttggtctatctgcataaattttaaagCCCGCGGGCGTTATTTCCTCGGGCGTTCTTGCACTGCACcaggtattatcaattcatgtctttatttcggcttcgcatgcttatttgcccattttgccaggttgatgcaactaaatcgaacatcacaataaaaattactttactTTAAAGCTCTTATCAAGAGCAGCTACTTTGTTGTATGCGTGGACTAACTATCAAAGTACTAAAATGTACTAAACTGTGGATACTCGGCTGAAAACTGAAGACATAGCTTCCGCCAGAGGCGCTCCTATCGCATTTTCTTATTAGTCCCTCGCAAATTATCGAGAGTTGTTTCGCAAGCTTGTTAGAGGAATTGGTGTTAGAGTATTTGGCTCCACATtccaattgaaaatatggttggtgtcatgtggggtcacgttacaagcagggcatacattaggtatgtcggggttgattcggaATAAGTAAGAGTCTAACCTATTAAAGTatgcagatcgaagttgagctagagtgacgcgaaTTTCGGGGATATGTCCTGCTATAGCAGTCCGACGCCTTTTAGTGGATGTCCATATTGAGGACGCGTAGCATACAGGCGGCTGGACAATTGCTTAATAAGTGGTTATGAGCGTTTCTGCATCCTtgtcccaagtgctgccggcaagagagtTAAGGATTTTTTTACAGCTCTTGAGTTTACATACAATTGTGGCTGCAtggtcgccaaaatgtagatcatgATCGAACGTCTCACGTAGTATTTTTGGATGTAGGACAGTAGGTAGCGCAATGCCATCGATCTTGTATGTGTTGTAACTAAAGTCGCCGCGGATTTGGTCTTAGATTAGGATTAGGATTTAAAAATACTTAGAAGATGGTCGTTAATAATATCTAgtagtggggataggacaccacgtTGTAGCATCCATTGTATAATTCTTCTGTGTTTTGATTTTACGTTCCTGAACTGCACCGACCACACAGATCATTGTAGTCGACTTATTTAGACTGGGAGGAAAGTTGGACCCTTCCCTTCCCTTCGATATGAGTCTCCTACGCTGGTTTCCCGGGATTTAGTAGCGGGTGGTATCATTTTCCATTTTTGAGGGATGATGAAGGtggacagagacaggttgaagacgagCGACAGATATTTTAATGCTTCATGGctaaggtttttaagcatcggtatgACAGTCCCGTCCGGGCCTCCTGCCTTAGATGGTTTAGCATAGTTGGGGACAGTTAACGATGTTGATTGCCGGATTAACATCTGGTACATTCCCTATAGTAACATGGGAAACTCGGAACCAAAAATAATGGGATTTTCACCAGTGAGTGGCCCACTGATATCACTGATGTAGATGTTGGAATTTTCTAAATTCGCATTGTTCGACCGGCCAGGTATCCTTTGCGTTCCAGGACATTGTCCTTGGCAGATGTCAGTGTGTGATAAAAACGAAGAATACCGCATAGATATAGACGTAACTGGGAATGCTGCGAAAGTTCCCCCCGATACTTATATCATTGTAACGAATTCTAGGAAATTCCTGaaaattatacaccttctgctaacgttcgaatcgctgaactgtcgaataaataactctaagattcagtattgcaaaatggtctttgttagactactttgggagtagtacttcacaactagcgtgtttaaatcaaactgattagttattcctcagcttgcgctgcttttatactctctgttgcctcgttggcttatttctcctaaggtcaagACTTTTCACGAaaatggaacagttgtatcgcatacttggttatttagctatatgcgctTGTATGCGTGAGCAACAACTTCTGTTCTTAGCTGATTACtacatgtgtatgtgagatatatcttcgttgccttgtacataagcgtGGCTGTTGCTATTTCTGTTGttatgattatttactaacagcatagtgatgctaatattcgccacactataTAGCTGATGCAGCAGGTCAAACAGAGCAGTCGTTACAGATATAtacaaaactaaatttttttcaggTATTACCAGGATGCCGATTTCTAGCATATAGGAAAATGATCTCAGCATGTACATAAATATTATGGAATACCATTATCGTGTTTTCCTACCGAAGGATCTTAATATCGATTTTATCGCGCAAAAGTACCTGTAAAGAAAAATAGAGACAGCAGTTAATCAAATGttgaagcaaatttttttttacaagaatttgggtaaaacatataaaaataacaaaatttcttATAAGCAagctttttataattaaatattagtCTTGTAAGCTATTGAACCATTGGCTAATGAGTCAGCCCTTTATCGACCACTATGTTCAAGATCTAACACCCGCCTCTCATCGCAGAACTGCACATGGATTATTATAGAAATTCGCGTTATCCTATGAAATAAATcctataaaataaagtcgctaaatatcGTTGTACGCCCATCACTTCACACATAATGCTtcaattttgaaacttttttttgcattttaaagcCAAGCAACGTGAGATGgacatttttaatataatttgaagttatatattataggggcgtgcaAAATGTAGTAAACtattatgaaatttttgtttatacagcTATAAATTCAAAACGGATAGATCGATTTTAAAATTTCTTGTTTGAGGTaagactttgaaatatttaccttagTCCTGCATCAAAAAAAACTTGATTTCTTTCTTATATGAGCAAAATTGATTAAGAAAGTaacattttattcaaaaaatgcaGTACGTGTGTTTGTTCGTTGTAAATTGTACGCGCAAGTTTGGTTTGAGTGGGacattcaccaaattttattatgccccacacacatacatatgttcatGTTGAATTAGACCGAATGATGAAAAAAGCCAGCATTCgctagcgttatttaacttcgg from Eurosta solidaginis isolate ZX-2024a chromosome 3, ASM4086904v1, whole genome shotgun sequence includes these protein-coding regions:
- the LOC137247272 gene encoding putative glycerophosphocholine phosphodiesterase GPCPD1 homolog 2, producing MIDLSNKHSLSKTICSKLVNKGNCKISILNFCINVHKNKRTILFDSTNFHQTNKAMIKSTVLVNFKVNLLGTHIAPYEVVGVIGNQRALGDWNIQLAPLLERSADDYNEWSGCIELPTQKWLRYRYFIAALDKATQLVQARRWEIQERAREVRLLSRITKCSDKFGCICLNKPKVRRAWLNTGHVVLFKLFFNALQFTADIPMMPEEEVRIKLEPVNPVLMLPILPSARAYAQYSNMNYGDSQMKAQPDLGVIYNNNTLMFQVMMVDKSMVGYMLKLNLSNESTGCVQLLGRQYIPPEALDTSEGHLTVSFASNSNGLEIAQLHLKYLVINAMPDWRVKLNTTFLQYWPKRWKGIDIGHRGMGRSFTDVNAAPITENTLLSMNEAFKAGADMVEFDVMLTRDMVPIIFHDFEILIANETCEKPSSKDELCSKLIKDFSYAELQILTTYRVINDKLVEYTAAIYCANDDERLFPTLKEFFLKTSRYLGCNMEIKWPQAFYEGGVESRQTIDKNEYLDAILRVVKEVSWGRVCCFSSFDADVCIMLRFKQNMYPVFFTVSETVPAYLDPRTHCLDPAVNTAQAFDLNGIVPAASIFENHPDAVELINRQNKWILLWGEELRDRLSVSWYKKQGVHGVICDRIENIVESDKRCIFEKDVRLQRLFALQLSCGCR